Proteins encoded together in one Penicillium digitatum chromosome 1, complete sequence window:
- a CDS encoding putative RNA-directed DNA polymerase from transposon X-element — protein MAGPSTPDCPMDARNAEYTRPPDPPSPTNLNTRAGKRMKAPKGQLPPGPLPKGASAITTTVSASAAITERLDAKAREAKLLREVFETFAKTVDTFVASCKDDKRPIAHQISSQVVNFISTTYFASTDGNDFASIRARSDPETTSKKPTTWAGIAQTPKNPDIESQAKGTHRVAISSKAAPTSARSGSTLTSQQRDDPRILVVLKQEDRLARKEPYAIRKQLESALKGVAPHTDIPKITRTATGWAITPGPLARPSLITEQGLNAIKDALNAHSVKVPQKWYNYAVPGVPPSIQAWDGTLIQTGSVIEDEVFAQTKLKPVSCRASRHGASPTNHNITWVISFLSPVAPFTLFSCSSVARAILKKPQIQHHNPGCQSYCHAARCNRTPRCSNCAAPTNEHNGPSGANCTNPVRCANCHGPRPSGHTDCPVRPSRTAKGTLSFPSRAEVDKFRRYGDRWYRDAHSTPTPPQNDDTSPTAHTSKRKVPRVGEDGFQTVTRPSRKAAFKGNFAWTSLSGNNERARRVRPSVPREVLVFWANVRRQTACHTTALQLAYESACDVVCIQEPYVSAPTKKTGHPAYDCYAPTDEWDSSDPTSFESERPRVLTYVRKNSGLNAQQHRSSQDRDLLWVNVNGFLILNIYRQPTTDKVIDYVTNLAPPQNSLIGGDFNARNEAFEPGVANANRGGEIAQWSSDSGLDFIGEPGVPTHQAGHVLDLTFSNIPYASTVVREDLATGSDHESLVTRIPGRGRVPLEQYNYRVPESKLPKLSSLIGTGIRSLPDPSSIETHDQLDQFAATLTALFQDAIKTAGSLNRTHTFTTPWWTSECQAKRQQWLGVRHTDPDKADTAKRAFLSCVRSSKRAYWRDRIDNIKTDSDLYNIISWHKLGTDLKAPPLLVDGLPVEDTMEKAEALRRAVLGRFSPDDDLPTDPIPITTTSSLPWLQSVTMEENVRLLAKDVQSILAWGEYNKVAFAPEKLEMIHITRHRGDESPSIVVNDRLTIDPVQAKKPGYTPTLRWLGVFFDRKLTWRSHILARAGKARAVAQHIRNLARTTCGPPASSLRKAVITCVIPSLTFGTEAWYGGRNRPAKQASKGTVSARVGWHINVIESTLVFRTTQYWVWGPKLGYKLNKHAKDSKCITYAFIRG, from the exons ATGGCTGGTCCATCCACCCCCGACTGTCCCATGGACGCGCGAAATGCCGAATACACTCGGCCCCCcgaccccccctcccctaccaacctcaacacgcGCGCTGGAAAACGGATGAAAGCACCAAAGGGCCAGCTGCCCCCCGGTCCTCTCCCAAAAGGTGCCAGCGCCATAACCACAACCGTGtccgcctctgctgccatcaccgagcggCTGGACGCAAAGGCCCGAGAGGCCAAACTCCTGAGGGAGGTCTTTGAGACCTTCGCCAAGACGGTTGACACCTTCGTCGCCTCTTGCAAAGACGACAAGCGACCCATCGCACACCAGATTAGCTCCCAGGTGGTGAATTTCATTTCTACAACCTACTTTGCGAGCACCGATGGCAACGACTTCGCCTCGATCAGGGCCCGAAGCGACCCGGAGACAACCTCCAAAAAACCCACAACCTGGGCGGGGATCGCCCAGACCCCGAAAAACCCTGACATCGAATCTCAGGCAAAGGGTACCCACCGGGTAGCCATATCCAGTAAGGCCGCCCCGACGTCGGCCCGGAGTGGGTCAACCCTCACCTCCCAACAAAGAGACGACCCTCGCATCCTGGTAGTCCTAAAGCAGGAAGACCGCCTTGCTCGCAAGGAACCATATGCGATACGAAAACAACTCGAGAGTGCCCTCAAAGGAGTCGCACCTCACACCGACATTCCTAAGATCACCCGCACTGCCACAGGGTGGGCGATCACGCCCGGCCCCCTAGCCCGCCCTAGCCTCATCACTGAACAGGggctcaatgccatcaaggacGCACTAAACGCCCACAGCGTTAAAGTCCCCCAGAAATGGTACAACTATGCGGTCCCCGGAGTACCCCCCTCGATACAAGCCTGGGACGGCACCCTTATCCAGACCGGCTCtgtgattgaagatgaggtcttCGCGCAGACGAAGCTTAAGCCAGTCAGCTGCCGTGCCTCGAGGCATGGAGCCAGCCCCACCAACCACAACATCACCTGGgtgatctctttcctcaGCCCAGTTGCCCCATTCACGCTCTTCAGCTGCAGCAGCGTCGCCAgggccattctaaagaagccgcagatccaacaccataATCCTGGCTGCCAAAGCTACTGTCACGCAGCCCGGTGCAATCGTACCCCCCGCTGCTCGAACTGCGCAGCCCCAACGAACGAGCATAACGGCCCCTCCGGGGCTAATTGCACTAACCCGGTTAGATGCGCCAACTGTCACGGCCCACGACCTTCAGGGCACACTGACTGCCCAGTCCGCCCTTCtcgcactgcgaagggaacaCTTAGCTTCCCCTCCCGAGCTGAGGTTGATAAATTCCGACGATACGGCGACAGATGGTATAGAGATGCCCACTCTACACCTACTCCACCACAAAACGACGACACCTCCCCTACGGCACACACCAGCAAGAGGAAAGTCCCCCGGGTCGGGGAGGACGGTTTCCAAACTGTCACTAGGCCGTCCAGGAAAGCAGCCTTTAAAGGCAACTTCGCGTGGACGTCGCTTAGCGGAAACAACGA ACGCGCGCGGCGCGTACGACCCTCGGTCCCACGGGAGGTCCTAGTCTTCTGGGCCAACGTCCGAAGACAGACGGCGTGTCACACAACCGCCCTCCAACTTGCTTACGAATCCGcatgcgatgtggtctgcatccaggagccctacgtctctgctccaacaaagaaaacgggacACCCGGCATACGATTGCTACGCCCCGACCGACGAATGGGATAGCTCTGACCCTACCTCCTTCGAATCGGAGAGACCACGAGTTCTTACCTACGTGAGGAAAAACTCCGGCCTCAATGCCCAACAACACCGGTctagccaagaccgagacctcctctgggtcaatgtcaatggctttctcatactcaatatctaccgccaaccgaccacagacaaagtcattgactATGTAACCAACCTCGCCCCCCCACAGAACTCCCTAATCGGAGGGGATTTCAACGCTAGGAACGAAGCCTTCGAACCCGGCGTCGCTAACGCTAACCGCGGAGGCGAAATTGCACAGTGGTCAAGcgacagcggccttgatttcatcggagaaccaggagtgcccactcaccaggcgggacacgtcctcgatctcactttctccaacatACCCTACGCCTCGACAGTCGTCAGGGAAGACCTTGCCACCGGGTCTGACCATGAGTCCCTCGTCACTCGCATCCCGGGTCGCGGCAGGGTCCCCCTCGAACAATACAACTATAGAGTTCCCGAGTCTAAGCTACCAAAACTGTCTTCCCTCATCGGGACTGGGATCCGCTCCCTACCGGACCCAAGCAGCATCGAGACCCATGATCAACTAGACCAGTTCGCGGCGACTCTCACAGCACTTTTCCAGGACGCTATAAAGACAGCCGGGTCCCTGAACCGCACTCATACCTTCACCACCCCGTGGTGGACCTCCGAATGCCAAGCCAAGCGCCAACAGTGGCTAGGCGTAAGACACACGGATCCAGATAAGGCTGACACCGCTAAaagagcttttctctcctgtgTACGCTCCTCGAAAAGGGCCTACTGGAGGGACCGCATTGACAATATCAAAACGGACTCTGACCTAtacaatatcatcagctggcaTAAATTGGGCACCGACCTTAAGGCCCCTCCCCTTCTCGTCGATGGCCTCCCTGTGGAGGACACCATGGAAAAGGCGGAGGCCCTACGCCGCGCAGTCCTTGGCCGTTTTAGCCCAGACGACGACCTACCAACGGACCCTATCCCtatcaccacaacctccagccttccatggctacaatctgtcacaatggaagaa aatgtcagactcctcgctaaggacgttcagagcattcttgcctggggagaatataataaagtggccttcgcccccgagaaactagagatgatccatatcactagacatcgaggggatgagtccccttcaattgtagtcaacgaccggctcaccatcgaccccgttcaggccaagaaaccaggatacacacccactctccgctggctgggagtctttttcgatagaaagctcacatggagaagccacattctcgcccgggcgggcaaggcacgcgctgtcgcacaacatatccgcaatctggcccgcacgacctgcggcccgcccgcgagctcacttcgcaaagcagtcatcacctgtgttataccctccctaacgttcggaactgaggcctggtatggcggccggaataggcccgcaaaacaggctagcaagggcaccgtcagcgcccgtgttggctggcatatcaatgtcatcgagtcgaccctagtcttccgcacgacccagtactgggtctggggccccaaactgggttacaaactaaacaaacatgctaaggattctaaatgtataacttatgcatttattcgcg ggtaa
- a CDS encoding Rad9/Ddc1 — translation MTPEGVEGDAGLHDSSHKTTRTISGSSFFREHRATTLPTPAEVRVINEESGNIRGTRFNRPPPVKFPSLGLIVKYGADTTVTEAETQNMVYKQLKGKVPVPEVFGWTEDGGQVFIYMSLIGGEPLEQRWGALNDEERDAVCKELNDMVKTWRSLEQPDQVLYVGGLDNQPLNDIFLSGHRDLAGPFHGADAVQKFQNGCDIEIDGEVPVVFTHDDLVPPNILLSPGKNPVVAAIIDWGQAGWYPAYWEYCKARRVRPNPEYFDENLDEEWNTRYLPTILDPVDDETVYHPWLWFVLSKGI, via the exons ATGACGCCCGAGGGGGTTGAAGGCGATGCCGGCCTCCACGATTCAAGCCACAAAACAACAAGGACCATTTCCGGCTCCAGCTTTTTCAGGGAGCATCGGGCGACTACGCTCCCTACTCCGGCCGAGGTGAGAGTCATCAACGAGGAGTCAGGCAACATCCGTGGTACAAGGTTCAACCGACCTCCGCCTGTCAAGTTTCCATCGTTGGGCTTGATTGTCAAATATGGAGCCGACACAACAGTTACAGAAGCAGAGACCCAAAATATGGTATACAAGCAGTTGAAAGGCAAAGTACCAGTTCCTGAGGTGTTTGGGTGGACCGAAGACGGTGGCCAAGTATTTATCTACATGTCCTTGATTGGGGGCGAACCCTTGGAGCAAAGATGGGGTGCTTTGAACGATGAGGAGAGAGATGCTGTCTGTAAAGAGCTCAACGACATGGTCAAAACTTGGAGATCGTTAGAACAGCCCGACCAAGTCCTTTACGTGG GTGGCCTAGACAATCAACCTCTAAATGACATCTTTCTTTCCGGTCATCGGGATTTGGCTGGCCCATTCCACGGTGCAGACGCCGTCCAGAAATTTCAGAATGGCTGCGATATCGAGATTGATGGGGAGGTGCCCGTGGTCTTCACACATGACGACCTTGTGCCCCCAAATATCCTTTTATCGCCCGGGAAGAATCCAGTTGTAGCTGCCATCATTGATTGGGGCCAGGCAGGGTGGTATCCTGCTTACTGGGAGTATTGCAAGGCGCGTCGCGTCAGGCCAAACCCGGAATATTTTGATGAAAACTTGGATGAAGAATGGAATACGAGATACCTGCCAACTATTTTGGACCCGGTCGATGATGAGACAGTATACCACCCTTGGCTGTGGTTTGTCCTGTCCAAGGGTATCTAG
- a CDS encoding HAT dimerization, which produces MLDGRDIQPRAITDEISQYLDSDTVSDELEAAKEEREEKLSEIEVDPISDTEEQEDELEDKPGDAIEVVIEDRPEDIPEERPLPTSEYGRPCSPSLPPTCTQTRASGRKRKSREDDLFEYH; this is translated from the exons atgcttgatggaagggatatacaaccacgagccattactgatgaaatcagtcaatatcttgacagcg atactgtttct gatgagcttgaggcggcaaaagaggagagggaagagaagctcagtgagattgaggttgatccaattagtgatacagaggagcaggaggatgaactggaagataaaccaggggatgcaattgaggttgtaattgaggatagaccagaggatataccggaggagaggcccttacctacaagtgaatatggtcgtccttgctcgccatcattaccaccaacctgtacacagacacgagcatcagggagaaaacgtaaaagcagggaagatgatttatttgaataccattag
- a CDS encoding Glutamine-rich protein 2, whose product MTDDPPISQHVPSTCLIPKSRPHKSRPPKSRPPKSRPHKSRPPKSRPHKSRPLRSRPLRSRPLRSRPLRSRPPKSRPALP is encoded by the exons ATGACTG ACGACCCACCCATATCACAGCATGTCCCTTCAACATGTCTGATACCCAAGTCACGTCCACACAAGTCACGTCCACCCAAGTCACGTCCACCCAAGTCACGTCCACACAAGTCACGTCCACCCAAGTCACGTCCACAcaagtcacgtccactcag gtcacgtccactcaggtcacgtccactcaggtcacgtccactcaggtcacgtccacccAAGTCACGTCCAGCCTTGCCATGA
- a CDS encoding kinase-like domain-containing protein, which yields MGLFSSKAGAPPPPPPPGPRQTTARPQAPLPPAVAPSGPPGAFLVELLIYNGAPFKDHWSYWVRSHQDPDLGVLIHAAGDVRNGFQFKIKRDHDFRATGNLPTKRIPLHAHKVKVPEKTLRAVGDKVTSAPSRLTQRNCQTWIVESADQLVRDRIFGGEVAAYVHSIKQ from the exons ATGGGTCTCTTCTCCTCTAAGGCAGGTgctcctccgcctccaccCCCTCCAGGGCCCAGGCAGACTACGGCCCGCCCTCAGGCTCCCTTGCCTCCGGCAGTTGCCCCATCAGGACCTCCGGGTGCTTTCCTTGTCGAGTTGCTGATCTACAACGGTGCCCCCTTCAAAGACCACTGGTCGTACTGGGTACGCTCTCACCAGGACCCGGACCTTGGTGTCCTCATACACGCCGCCGGTGACGTGAGGAACGGCTTTCAGTTTAAGATTAAGCGTGATCATGACTTCCGAGCTACCGGTAACCTCCCAACGAAGAGGATACCGCTACA TGCACACAAGGTCAAAGTTCCCGAGAAGACCTTGAGAGCTGTTGGTGACAAG GTTACTTCGGCGCCTAGCAGGCTCACTCAGAGGAATTGCCAGACTTGGATCGTCGAGTCGGCCGACCAGCTTGTGAGAGACCGGATTTTTGGCGGTGAGGTTGCTGCTTATGTTCACTCCATCAAGCAGTGA
- a CDS encoding Reverse transcriptase, putative — translation MHNRGHSTVTTICDHIHAWAARHASVFDPKKYALIHFVNPESGGEEHTPLVLQGTTVQATTTAERYLGVWLDPGLTFQHHRQQMLAKAGVSLQALRGLTGSTWGASLSAMRAIYQAVMIPQMLFGAAAWHSPLTSTLRERSYVKQFANIQSRAACLMSGAFKTTAREALDIELHLLPMQQQLDRLVQLAAIRIRTGPAYAVPKTMLVERGHMQKQRGGYTPMEAQTWKKGGCLTTPLGPLASTWESRKAYIQAPWTKPPRVYIEERERAINTHKRTTEQLYAPARLYTDGSGYQGGIGAAVYPAYPYRRNEARLCNMGTDDDATVYAAELRAIEMALEVIKERFNDDNEWRDCLAKSGVVIFTDNQATLRAIQNPRMPSGQVELRWVPAHEGIPGNEAADMYAKEAATTTETNIHDTNANANTNANTNDNTNVNTNVNHNRSIRLAAAASKSVKRESTIAWEKAWTKGGSKRTARRTRRMIEVPSKSNLTYWKGLRKATTSVLIQLRTGIIGLAEYLSKIKRSDSPRCQCDLGNQSVKHVLLECPLLKELRSEMVEELFMEGVSTTLGEQAMLTEVKAAPIVAKFMIASGLLGQFQSVDSVAMGKEQGEEDSKPKPTQDTANVGETGNTSQWPGARSAEVTSHQRTWRTTHAADEDEEAWRHDPNLFVFDLPE, via the exons ATGCACAATCGTGGCCATTCAACCGTCACTACCATTTGTGACCAT ATCcacgcctgggcagctaggcatgcctcggtgttcgatcctaagaagtatgcccttatccacttcgttaacccggaatctgggggggaagagcacacaccactagtactgcagggcaccacagtacaggccaccacaacagcggagcggtacctcggggtctggctagacccagggttaactttccagcaccaccggcagcaaatgcttgctaaggccggcgtcagtttacaagcactaagaggactgactggctccacatggggagcatctctctccgctatgcgtgctatctaccaagcagtgatgatcccacagatgctcttcggagcagctgcctggcactcaccgctgaccagcacactaagagaacgaagctacgtgaaacaatttgcaaacatccagtcaagggcagcctgtttaatgagcggtgccttcaaaacaactgctagggaggcactggatattgaactgcatttgctacctatgcagcagcagcttgaccggctagtccagttggctgctattcgtatacgtacaggcccggcatacgcagtgccgaaaacaatgctagtggagagaggacacatgcaaaagcaaaggggggggtatacaccgatggaggcccaaacctggaagaagggtggctgcctcactacacccttggggccattggcgagtacttgggagagcaggaaggcatacatccaggcaccatggaccaagccaccaagggtatacattgaggagagagagcgagcaataaacacacacaagcgaaccaccgaacaactctatgcaccagcaaggctctataccgatgggagcgggtatcaaggcggcattggggccgcagtgtacccggcatacccatacaggcggaatgaagccaggctgtgtaatatggggaccgacgacgacgccactgtgtacgctgccgagctacgtgctatcgagatggcattggaagtcatcaaagaaaggttcaatgatgacaacgaatggcgggactgtctggctaagagtggagtggtcatctttacagataaccaggcgacgctcagagccatccaaaacccacgaatgccatctggccag gtggaactacgctgggtccccgcacatgaaggcattccggggaatgaggctgcagacatgtatgcaaaagaagcagctaccaccaccgagaccaacattcatgataccaatgccaatgccaacaccaatgccaacaccaatgacaacaccaatgtcaacaccaatgtcaaccacaaccgatctatccggcttgccgccgcagcgagcaagagtgtgaagcgagaatcgacgatcgcgtgggagaaggcatggacaaagggaggatcaaagaggacagcgaggaggacgaggaggatgatcgaggtgccaagcaagtcaaatttgacttattggaagggcctgcggaaagcgacaacatcagttttgatccaactccgcacaggtatcatcggacttgctgaatatctgtccaaaatcaagcgaagcgactcaccgcgctgtcaatgtgacctgggaaaccagagtgtgaagcatgtcttgctggagtgcccgcttctgaaggaactgcggtcggagatggtggaggaattgtttatggagggggtgtcgacaacgcttggagaacaagcaatgttgacagaagtgaaggcagcgccgatcgtggcgaagttcatgatcgcatcgggactcttgggacagtttcagtcagtggactcggtcgccatgggtaaggagcagggggaggaggattcaaaaccgaaaccaacccaagacactgcgaatgttggagaaacagggaacacatcacagtggccgggcgccaggtccgccgaggtcacctcacaccaacgcacatggagaacaacgcacgctgccgatgaagacgaagaagcatggcgccatgacccgaacctattcgtgttcgacctgccggagtga
- a CDS encoding Six-bladed beta-propeller, TolB-like, which translates to MRIQSFFEGLCLLSPLFTQPAFAAPRQSRSYQTRPASKVFQLERNGTWFENLAVRSNGNLLATRIDSPELWSIVPSNNSSSQLGHGSLLLTFPNAMSTLGITEIDHDVFAVIAGNVSLPSIVSTTGSFAVWTVNLNSATPEAKVLASLPGGQFLDGMTKFGDDLLLISDAHKGTIWRLNITTGESSVAMSGAAMLPAAGQAIRIGVNGLKVLKNYVYYTSTTQEIFARIPVDENATAVGPMELITSGFSFDDFILTANGTAYLSANTQNEVIQISPEGRVRLLAGNQFKLSVGGSTAIAINHEHSILYVATSGAQFAPVLGRMEPAKIASIIL; encoded by the coding sequence ATGCGCATTCAGTCATTTTTTGAGGGGCTTTGTTTACTCTCGCCTCTTTTCACACAACCAGCCTTTGCCGCGCCACGTCAGTCGAGAAGCTACCAAACCCGGCCAGCTTCCAAGGTCTTTCAGCTCGAGCGAAATGGCACCTGGTTTGAGAATCTCGCTGTCCGGTCAAATGGTAACCTTCTAGCCACGCGAATTGACAGCCCGGAGCTTTGGTCAATTGTGCCAAGCAACAACAGTAGTAGCCAGCTAGGGCATGGCTCCCTTCTGCTCACTTTTCCCAACGCTATGAGTACTCTGGGCATTACAGAAATCGACCACGATGTTTTTGCCGTAATTGCTGGCAACGTTTCTCTCCCTAGCATCGTTTCGACCACGGGCTCATTTGCTGTCTGGACTGTCAATCTCAACAGTGCTACACCCGAGGCCAAGGTTCTAGCATCTCTCCCTGGCGGTCAGTTTCTTGATGGGATGACCAAGTTCGGCGATGACCTTCTTTTGATTTCCGACGCTCACAAAGGGACAATCTGGCGCCTCAACATCACAACCGGAGAATCGTCAGTGGCCATGTCAGGTGCTGCAATGCTCCCCGCTGCTGGGCAGGCCATTAGAATCGGCGTGAATGGGCTCAAGGTGTTGAAAAACTATGTTTACTACACTAGCACCACCCAGGAAATCTTTGCTCGCATCCCGGTTGACGAAAACGCAACCGCTGTGGGACCGATGGAATTGATCACCAGCGGGTTCTCGTTCGACGATTTCATCCTGACGGCCAACGGAACGGCCTACCTTTCGGCAAACACCCAGAACGAGGTGATTCAAATATCGCCTGAGGGACGTGTTCGTTTGTTGGCAGGTAACCAGTTTAAGTTGTCCGTTGGGGGATCAACTGCCATCGCCATCAATCATGAACATTCGATTTTGTACGTTGCGACCAGCGGAGCCCAGTTTGCGCCAGTTCTTGGACGGATGGAACCTGCAAAGATTGCGTCCATAATCTTGTAA
- a CDS encoding putative RNA-directed DNA polymerase from transposon X-element, with translation MTSTLALAIRGVLPVWRTTPTPSLFRDAGIPSGYATLEEAKLRFALRLNTIHKGHTLVRRIRPPMITRGRGTGTRQPAKTIIQRLGSILPEVPRPTLSPPHYSPGCRIDPTGGIDKATASKAFQVWQESLPPTDICVFSDGSEQWQEGINLRWAPGHTGIEGNEAADTLAGEGALRGSAIGMEAEPTISGIRSIFRELRNEARLRWWDTVSQKLSQWYRRWSDTYEIDSLPELELRRPALHRWLALRSSHGDFDWYHSKFNHEDAKLDCSCGRRKSPEHLALCHKTQRSFRHWPKRPPTPPTDRTEAVAYLRSLDPKQFVELLELTSFYSRVCTR, from the exons atgaca tcgaccctggcactcgccatccgcggcgtcctccctgtatggcgcaccacaccaactccctcgctctttagggacgcgggaatcccgtctggatacgccacacttgaagaggcgaaactacggttcgctctaaggcttaacaccatccacaaaggtcacacccttgtccgtcgcattcgacccccgatgatcacccgaggccgcggcaccggcacccgccaaccggcaaagacaattatccagagacttgggagcatcctcccggaagtcccaagaccgaccctctcccccccgcactactcaccgggctgcagaatagatcctacagggggtatagataaggcgaccgcgtctaaagctttccaagtctggcaggaatcactcccacccacagatatctgcgtcttctcagatggctccgagcagtggcaggagggcatcaa tctccgatgggcccctgggcacactgggatcgaagggaacgaagctgctgacaccttagccggtgaaggcgcgctacgcggtagtgctatagggatggaagccgaacccacgattagcgggatccgatccatcttccgggaacttcggaacgaggctcgcttgcgctggtgggacacggtctctcaaaaactctcccagtggtaccgacgctggtcagacacctacgagattgattcactgccggaactcgaactccgacgaccagcgctccaccgctggcttgccctccgctcgtcgcatggcgacttcgactggtaccacagcaagttcaaccacgaagacgccaaactcgactgctcatgcggccgccgaaagtcaccagagcacctcgctctctgccacaaaacccagaggtctttccgacactggccaaaacgccccccgacacctccaaccgacaggacagaggcagtcgcctaccttcgcagcctggaccccaagcagtttgttgaactactggagctcacaagcttctactcgcgggtctgcacgaggtaa